The genomic segment CGCCAGATGGCGCTGGCCGCCGACCAGGAGACCACGAGCTACCCCGAGCACCTGCGCCAGGGGACGCGCGCGTTCCTGCGCACGCTGGCCGAGTGGCCCGACGCCGCGCAGACGCTGCTGGTGGAGATCATCGGCGCCGGCCCGCGCGCCACCGAGCGTCGCGACGCCATCCTCGACCAGTTCGCCGAGGCCATCCACCACAACAACGCGACGGTCGCGCCGCGCTACGGCGCGCCGACGTTCGCCTCGCGCGACGACGCGTTCGCGTGCGTCGGGGCGATCGTCGAGCTCGCCTCGCGCCAGCTGCGCACCGGCACGCCCGCCGACATCCGCGAGCTCGAGCCGGTCATCGACCGGCTCATGCTGGGCATCCTCGAGCAAGCCGGCGCGTGACCCTGGAGGCGCTGGAGGCCGACGTCACGGCCTGCCGGCGCTGCCCGCGCCTCGTGGCCTGGCGCGAGGAGGTGGCCGCCGTCAGGCGCGCGGCGTTCGCCGACCAGATCTACTGGGGCCGGCCGATCCCCGGCTTCGGCGACCCCGCCGCGCGGGTGCTGATCCTGGGCCTGGCCCCCGCCGCCCACGGCGCCAACCGCACGGGCCGGGTGTTCACGGGCGACCGGTCGGGCGACTTCCTGTTCGCCGCGCTGCACCGCACCGGCTTCGCCAACCAGCCGACGTCGACGCACCGCGGCGACGGCCTGCGGCTCACGGGCGCCTGGATCACCGCCGCGGTGCGCTGCGCGCCGCCGGCCAACAAGCCGACGCCGCAGGAGCGCGACACCTGCCTGCCGTGGACGGTCGCCGAGCTGGGGCACGTCTCCGCGGTCCGCGTGATCGTCTGCCTCGGCGCGTTCGCGTGGGACGCCGCGCTGCGCCTGCGCGTCGCGCTCGGCCACCCGCGCGCGCGCCCGCGCCCGAAGTTCGGCCACGGTGCGCTCTGGTACGACGACGCCGGCACGGGCCCGGCGCTGCTGGGCACCTACCACCCCAGCCAGCAGAACACGTTCACCGGCGTCCTGACCGAGAGCATGCTCGACGACGTCCTGCGCACCGCACGCGACGTGGCCGGGTAGGGGTTCTACCCTGGGTGGCCCGTGTCCCTCGCCGCCTTCAGCCCCGCCACGCAGGACTGGTTCGCGCGCGCCTTCGCGGGACCGACCCCGGTGCAGGAGCAGGCGTGGCCGGCGATCGCCACGGGCGAGCACGTCCTCATCAGCGCGCCGACCGGCAGCGGCAAGACGCTCGCCGCGTTCCTGTGGTCGCTGGATCGCCTGGCCACGACGCCGCGCGCGGACGGCACGGGCGTCCGGGTCGTCTACGTGTCCCCGCTCAAGGCGCTGAGCTACGACGTCGAGCGCAACCTCCAGGCGCCGCTGGTCGGCATCGGCGCCGACCTGCGCGTCGGGATCCGCACGGGCGACACGCCGCAGAAGGAGCGCGCGCAGATGCGGCGCACGCCGCCCGACGTGCTCATCACCACGCCCGAATCGCTCTACCTCATGCTGACCTCGCAGGCGCGCGACATCCTGCGCGACGTCGAGGCGGTCATCGTCGACGAGATCCACGCCGTGGCCTCGACCAAGCGCGGCGCGCACCTGGCGCTCACGCTCGAGCGCCTGGCCGCGGGCGTGCAGTCCGAGCACGGGCGCGACCCGCAGCGCATCGGGCTGTCGGCCACGCAGAACCCGCTGGAGGAGGTCGGGCGCTTCATGGTCGGCCCGCGGCGCTCGTGCACCGTGGTCGACACGGGGATCCGCAAGCCGCTGGACCTGCGCATCCAGGTGCCGGTCGAGTCGATGATCGAGCCTGAGCAGTCCACGGGCCACCTCGACCCGCTGGACCCGGTCGTCGGCGGCGAGAGCACCCGCAAGTCGATCTGGCCGGCGATGTACCCGCAGATCCTGGAGCTCGTCCGCGAGCACCGCTCGACGATCGTCTTCGTCAACAATCGCCGCGGCGCCGAGCGCCTGGCGCTGCGGCTCAACGAGCTGGCCGCCAAGGAGTACGAGGAGGCCGCCGGCGAGGGCGGCCCGTCGGCAGCGTTCACCGAGATCGCACGCGCCCACCACGGCTCCCTGGCCCGCGAGGAGCGCCTCATCGTCGAGGAGCAGCTCAAGGCCGGGCAGCTGCCCTGCCTCGTGGCGACCTCGTCGCTGGAGCTCGGCATCGACATGGGCGCCGTCGACCTCGTGCTGCAGGTCGAGTCCCCCAAGTCGGTCGCCCGCGGCCTGCAGCGCATCGGCCGCGCCGGGCACTCCGTCGGCGACACGTCCAAGGGCCGCATCTTCCCCAAGTTCCGCGCCGACCTGCTCGAGTGCGCCGTCGTGGTGCGTCTCATGCGCGAGGGCCGCATCGAGCCCACCGTCGTGCCACGCAATCCGCTCGACGTGCTGTGCCAGCACATCGTCGCCATCGCGGCCTCCGTCGAGGAGGACGGGCCGGTCCTCGTCGACGACCTGTACGCCCTGGTCACCAGGACCTACACCTACGCCGAGCTGTCGCGCGAGCTGCTGGAGAACGTCCTGGACATGCTCGACGGGCGCTACCCGAGCCAGGAGTTCGGCGAGCTGCGCGCCCGCGTGGTCTGGGACCGCGTGGCGGGCACGATCCGGGCCCGCAAGGGGGCGCGCCAGCTCGCGGTCACCAACGCGGGCACGATCCCCGACCGCGGCCTGTACGCCGTCGTGCTGCCCGACGGCCGCCGCGTCGGCGAGCTCGACGAGGAGATGGTCTACGAGGCGCGGCCCGGCCAGGTGTTCCTGCTCGGCGCCAGCTCGTGGCGCATCGAGGAGATCCAGCGCGACCGCGTCGTGGTCTCGCCGGCGCCGGGCGTCCCGGGCGCGGTGCCGTTCTGGAAGGGCGACTCCGTGGAGCGCCCGAAGGAGCTGGGCCGCGCGATCGGCGCGTTCAGCCGCTGGGCCGTCGACCAGACCGAGGCGCTGCTCGTCGCCGACTACGACCTCGACCCGCTCGCCGCGCGCAACCTCCTGGACTTCCTGCGCGAGCAGCAGGAGGCCACCCGGGTCATCCCCAGCGACCGCACGATCGTCGTCGAGCGCTTCCGCGACGAGATCGGCGACTGGCGCCTGTGCGTCCTCAGCCCGTTCGGCGGCCGCGTGCACGCCGCCTGGGCGCTGGCGCTGAGCGCGAAGATCCGCGACGAGGTCGGCCTGGAGTCCGACGCGATCTGGTCCGACGACGGCATCATCGTCCACCTGCCCGACGCCGACGAGCCCCCAGGCGCCGAGCTGGTCCTGCTGGACCCCGACGACATCGAGGACCGCGTCGTGGCCGAGCTGGGCTCCTCGGCGCTGTTCGGCGCGCGGTTCCGCGAGAACGCCGGCCGCGCGCTGCTCATCCCCCGCGCCTACCCCGGCAAGCGCACCCCGCTGTGGCAGCAGCGCCTGAAGGCCCAGTCCCTGCTCGAGGTCGCCAAGCAGTACAACGACTTCCCCATCATCCTGGAGACCTATCGCGAGTGCCTGCGCGACGTCCTCGACGTCCCGGGCCTGCAGGACCTCCTGGGCGCGCTGCACAGCCGCGAGCTCTCGCTCGTGGAGGTCGAGACCCGGACCGCCTCGCCGTTCGCCTCGTCGTTGTTGTTCGACTACGTCGCGACCTACATGTACGAGGGCGACACGCCCAACGCCGAGCGCCGGGCCGCGGCGCTGTCGCTGGACCGCGACCTGCTGCGCGAGCTGCTCGGGCAGGAGGAGTTGCGCGACCTCATCGACGCCGACGCGCTCGTCGCCGTCGAGGACGACCTCCAGCACCGCTCGCAGCGCACGCAGGCCACCGACCGCGACGGGCTGGCCGACGTGCTGCGCCGCGTCGGCGACCTGTCGCGCGACGAGGTCCGCACGCGCGTGCTGGCCGACCTGGACGCCGATGCGATGCTCGCGGCGCTCGTCGACGAGCGCCGCGCGGTGGTGCTGCGCGTCGGCGGCGAGCCGCGCTGGATCGCCGCCGACGACGCCGGGCTGTACCGCGACGCGTTCGGCGCGGTCCCGCCCGGCGGGCTGCCCGCGGCGTTCCTCGTGTCCGTCGAGGACCCGATGCAGCGCCTGCTGGCCCGCTACGCCCGCACGCACGGGCCGTTCACGACCGCGGAGGTCCGTGCGCGCTACGGCGTCGACCCGTCGGGCGCCCTGAAGGCGCTGGAGGCCGCCGGCGACCTGCTGCGCGGCGAGCTGCGTCCCGGCGGGACCGAGCGCGAGTGGTGCGACCCCGACATCCTGCGCCGCGTCCGGCGCGCGTCGCTCGCCGTCCTGCGCAAGGAGATCGAGGCGACCGACCAGCGCGCGCTGGCCGCCTTCCTGCCGTCGTGGCAGGGCGTGGACCGCCACCCGCCCGCGGGTGCCGGGGTCGACCGCCTGCGCGAGATCCTCGTGCCGCTGCAGGGCCTCGCGCTGCCCGCCGACGCCTGGGAGCGCGACGTGCTGCCGCGCCGCTGCGGCGCGTACTCGCCGACGTGGATGGACCAGCTCTGCGCCTCGGGCGAGGTCGTCTGGGTCGGCGCCGGCGCGCTGGGGCGCAACTCGGGCCGCGTCGCCCTGTACTTCCGCGAGGACGCCGAGGCGCTCGGCCCGCCGTCGGCGCGCGGGCGCAGCGCGGCGCTCGAGGCGCCCGACGGCCCCGAGCACGTCCTGCTGCGCGAGCGCCTGGAGCGCTCGCCGTGCTTCTTCACCGACTTCCTGGCCGAGCTGCCGCTGGCGCCCGAGCAGGTCCAGGAGGCGCTCTGGGATCTCGTGTGGGCCGGCGAGGTGACCAACGACGCGTTCGCGCCGCTGCGCGCGCCGCGCCTCACGCTCGCCCGCGCCCAGCGCACGGCGCTCGAACGCCGCAGCAGGCGCGCCGGCACCCGCTTCGGCTCGCGCCGGGGCACGGGCTCGGCCGCCCAGGTCCAGGGCCGCTGGTCGCTGACCGCGCCGCTCTTCGGGGCCCAGGGCGCCGCGGCGGGCGCCGACCGGCGGCGCACGACCGCCGAGCTGCTGCTGGAGCGCCACGGGATCGTCACGCGCGAGCACGTGCTGGCCGAGGGCGTGCCCGGCGGGTTCTCCTCGCTCTACGACGCCCTGTCCTCGCTGGAGACCCTCGGCGTCTGCCGGCGCGGCTACTTCGTCGAGGGCCTGGGCGGCGCGCAGTTCGCGCTGCCGGGCGCGGTCGAGCGCCTGCGCACCCAGGCCGATCGCGCGGACGAGGCCCCGCCGATCGTGCTCGCCGCCACCGACCCCGCCCAGCCCTACGGGGCCGCGCTGCCGTGGCCGGCGCGCCGCGACGGCGGCGACCGGGCCAAGCCGGCGCGCGCGGCCGGCGCCTACGTCGTGCTGGCCGGCGCCGAGCCCGCGCTGTACGTCGAGCGCGGCGGCCGCGGCCTGCAGGTGCTGACCGAGCGCGACGACCCGCGGCTGCGGCCGGCGCTGGAGGCGCTGGCGGCGTTCGTCACCGCCGACCGGCGCCACAAGCTCTCGCTCGAGCGCGTCGACGGCGAGCCGGTCGTCGGGTCCGACCTCGAGGCCGTGCTCATCGAGGTCGGCTTCCGGGCCGGGCCCCGCAAGCTGACCCTGAGCGCCTAGCGCCATGGGGTCGCGCAAGCCCGTGCGGGCCGCCGGCGGCCTCGTCGTCGACGACGCGGGTCAGGTCGTCGTCGTGCACCGCCCGCGCTACGACGACTGGTCGCTGCCCAAGGGCAAGCTCGAGCGCGGCGAGGACCACGAGGCGGCCGCCCTGCGCGAGGTCGCCGAGGAGACGGCGCTGCGCTGCGCGCTGGTGCAGGAGCTGGCCCCCGAGGCCTACATCGACCACCGCGGCCGGCCGAAGACCGTGCGCTGGTGGCGCATGTCGGTGCTGGAGGACCTCGGGTTCGTGCCGGGCGAGGAGGTCGACGAGCTGCGCTGGCTGGCCCCCGCCGACGCGGCGGCGCTGCTGACCTACGAGCACGACCGCCGCCTCGTTCTCGCGCTGGGCCGCGCCGGGGCCGCGCCGCGGGCCGGCGGTCACTGAAGCTCCAGCGCCGCGGCGGCGAACGTCCTCCAGGCCGCGCGCCGGGCCTCCCGCGCCACGGCGTCCAGCCGCGGCGCGATGCGCTGCGTCGCCGGCAGCAGCGCGGCGAGGTCGCGCGGGTCGGCCAGCAGGCCGGCGCCCACGAGCGCCAGGCCCGCCGCGCCGGCGACCGTGGCGTCGGCGCCCGCCCGCTCGACGGGCACGCCGAGCAGGTCGGCCTGCAGCCCGGGCAGCAGCGGGTCGTTGGTCAGGCCGCCGTCGATCCGCAGGACCTCGACGCCCCCGAGCGCCTCGACGATGTCCGCGACGCGGTGCGCGACGGCGTCCAGCGCGGCGCGCGCGAGGTGCGCGGGCGTCGTGCCCGCGGTCATCCCGGCCAGCACGGCGCGGGCCTGCGGCTGCCACCACGGCGCCCCGGCGCCCGCGAGGGCCGGCAGCAGGCGCACGCCCCCGCTGTCGGGCACCCCGGCCGCCAGGGCGGCGAGCGCCGCCGCGTCGGGGGCCAGGCCGAGCGTCGCGCTCATCCAGTCCAGCAGCGCCCCGGCGGCGAACACGCCGCCGTCCAGCGCGTACTCCACACGGCCGGCGGCCTCCCAGGCCACCGTCGGCAGCAGACCGGGCGCGCGGCGCGGCCGGTCCCCCGCGTGGGCCAGGACGAAGACCCCGGTGCCGTAGGTGGCCTTCGCGGCGCCCGGCGTCACGCACGCGGCGCCCGCCAACGGGGCCTGCTGGTCGCAGACGCGGGCGCGCAGCGGCAGGTCCACGGGCCAGCGCGGGTGCGAGAGCACGCCCAGGTCGCCGGCCGTCGGCGCGACGGCGGGCAGCGCGTCGCGCGGAACCCCGAACGCGGCGCACAGCTCCGCGCTGAAGCCGACCTCGCCGAGGACCTGCAGCGCCGTGCGCGACGCCGTGCCGGCGTCGGTCCCCGAGCCCGCGCCGAGGCGGTCGCACAGGAACGCGTCGACGGTCCCCAGCCGCACCGCGGGGCCGGCCTCGCGCGCCAGCCAGGCCAGCTTGGGCGCCGAGAAGTAGGGGTCGGGCGGCAGGCCCGTGCGCGCCAGCAGCGCCGGGTCGACGGCGTCGTAGGCCTCGGCGCCGCGCTTGTCCTGCCAGACGACGATCGGCGAGCGCGGCGCGCCCGTCGCGGCGTCCCAGGCCAGGACGGACTCGCCCTGGTGGTCCAGGCCGCAGGCGACCACGGGCCGCCCGGCGGCGGCCTCCAGGACCTCGGCGACCGCGTCGACGACGGCCTCCAGGACCTCGAGCGGGTCCTGCTCGACGCGCCCGGGCGAGGGATGGGCCACGGCGACGCGCCGGCGCGTCATGGCCACGGGGCGCAGCCGCCGGTCGAACATCGCGACCTTGACCGCGGTGGTCCCGTCGTCGATGCCCAGGACGAGCCCGTCGGAGCTCATCCCAGCGCCCGGTGCTCGGCCGCGCGCCGGTACCACGGCCCGGCCGGGACCCGGCCCCACCCACCCGGTCCTCCGCGCAGCTCGGCCTCCGGGCCGTCGGCGCCCGCCAGGGCGGCGACGCGCTCGGCGATGGCCAGCGCGGCCGTCAGCCCCGTCGAGCGGATCGCCGCGGCGTGCACGAGCGCCGGGTCGGCCTCCGAGCGGCGCACGACGTAGTTGGCGCCGCCACGCCCCGCGGGACGCAGGCCGGCGTAGGCGAAGACGGGCTCGGCGCCGTCCAGCGCCGGGTACAGCGAGACGGCCTGGCCGAGCAGCTCGCCGCGGGCCTCCGGGCGGACCGACCAGTCCTCCTCGTCGAGGTCGACGGCGGTCGGCCCGGCGATCGTGCGCCCGTCCAGCGTCCCGAAGACGAGCACGCCCTTCGTGCGCTTCGTCGGGACGGGCAGCAGGATCTGCGGAGGCGGCGTGACGTCGAACACGAGGAACTCGCCCTTGCGCGGATGCACGTCGAAGCTGTCGTCCCCGTGCAGGCGGGCGACCCGGCCGGCGCCCAGGCCCGCCGCGTTGACCACCAGGTCGGCGTCGGCGACCCGCCCGGTCACGGCCGTGCCGGTGGCGATCCGCGCGCCGTGGCGCTGCGCCGCGGCGCCCAGCGCGAGCACGAACGCGACGGGGTCGGTGAGGCCCTCGCCCGGGACCTCGAGGCGCCCGTCGTCGCCGATCACGACCGTCACGCCGTTGCGTGCGGCGCCCTGCGCCAGCGTCGCGACCGTCTCGCGCTCGGCGTCGTCGCGCGGCGTCAGGACGGCGCCCGTGGCGGCGAACGGCACACCCAGGGCGGCCAGCACCGGCGGGCGCAGGACCGCGGCGCGCAGGATCAGCTCGGTCTCGAGCTCGCCGGGCACGGAGTCGAAGCCGGTGTGCAGGATCCCCGAGTTGGTGCCGCTGGCCCCCAGGCCCAGCGCGGGCGCCGCCTCGCGCAGCTCGACGCCGGCGCCGCGGCGCGCGAGGGCCAGCGCGCAGGCGGTCCCCACGATGCCCCCTCCGACGACGACGGCACGCATGGGCGCACCGTACCGGCGTGTCCGCGCGGCGGCGATCGGCGCGCGGCCCCCCGCCGTACCCTCGAAGGCGATGCCGGAGGGCGACACCATCCACTACGCGGCCAACCGGATCCGCCCGATCCTCGCCGGCGTCGCGCCGGACGAGGTCCGCACGCCGCACGCGCGCTTCGGGCGCGACCGCTGGCCGGAGCGCCTGCAGGGCCGGGTCGTGGAGGCCGTCGAGGCCCACGGCAAGCACCTCTTCCTGCGCTTCGAGGGCGACCTGACGATCCACTCGCACCTGCGCATGACCGGAGCGTGGCGCGTACACGCCGACGGCGCACGCTGGGCGCGGGCGCCGCGGCGCGCGTGGCTCGTGCTGCGCGCGCGGGGCCAGGACGTGGTGCAGTTCGACGGCCCCGTCCTCGAGCTGCTGTCGGAGACCCGGCGGCGCTTCGACCTGCGCCTGGCCACGCTGGGGCCCGACATCATCAAGGAGGACTTCGACGAGCGCGTCTTCCTGCGGCGCCTGCGCGAGGACGACCCCACGCGGCCCATCGGCGACGCCATCCTGGACCAGCGCACGATCGCCGGGATCGGCAACCTGTGGAAGGCCGAGTCGTGCTTTTTGGCCCAGATCGACCCGTGGCGCCCGTCGGGCGAGGTCAGCGACGACGAGGCCCTGCGCATCGTCCACGAGGCGCGCCCGCGGATGCAGCGCTCGGCGGTGGACGGCAACCAGACGCGCTTCAAGGCCATCTACGGCAAGGCCGGGCAGGTCTGCCCGCGCTGCGGCGAGGCCAAGATCCAGCAGCGCGGGCAGTGGGACGACAACCGCCGGACATACTGGTGTCCCGCATGCCAGAGATGACGCCCACCCCCCGCCCGACCCGTCGCATCGGCCACAAGGGGGCCGACCACATCGCGCCCGGCAACACGACGGCGAGCTTCGACGCCGCGATCGCCCACGGCTGCGACATGGTCGAGTTCGACGTGCTGCCCGAGCATCCCGACCGCAGCGGCGGCCTCGTGCTGGCCCACGACTTCAAGGCGCTGGCCCAGCGGACCCCCCTGACGCTCGAGGAGGGCCTCGACCACCTGTGCACCGCGCCGTTCGAGGGCATCGAGCTCAACCTCGACCTCAAGCTCGCCGGCTACGAGGAGCGGGTCATCGCCGCGCTGCGCGAGCGCGACATGGAGGCGCGGACGCTCATCTCCACGATGGAGGTCGAGTCGCTGCCGGTCGTGCGCGCCGCCTCCGACGCCGTGCGGCTCGGCTGGTCGGTGCCCCGCGCCCGCCGCGACTACCTGGCCAACCGGGCGACCAAGCTCGCCGCCCTGCTCTACATCCGCGTGCTGCAGCGCACGGTGCCGCGGGCCGTGGCCCGCGCGATGCGCGCCGGCGAGATCGACGCCGCGATGTCGCACTGGTCGCTCGTCACCCCGCACTTCGTGCGCACGGTCCGCGCCGCCGGCGGTGAGCTGTACGTGTGGACCGTCGACGACGCGCAGCGCATCCGCCGCCTCGAGGCGATGGGCGTCACGGGCATCACGACCAACGATCCGCGCCTGTTCGACGCGTAGGCTCCGCACATGGCGACCGCCGACCAGCGCTTCGGGATGCCCGACGGCAGCGTGTACATCGTGCGCCGGCCCGCGGCCGAGACGGGCGGCGAGGCCGTCGAGATGGAGTTCGTGCTGCCGGCGCGCTGCGTGGCGCCGCCGCCGCACGTGCACCCGAGCCAGACCGAGGAGTACGAGGTGCTGGAGGGCACGCTGGACGTCATCGTCGACGGGCACCGCACCACCCTGCGCGAGGGCGAGCGCGCGACGGTGCCCGTGGCCGCCCTGCACACGTTCGCCAACCGCTCCGGGAGGACGGTCCGCGTGCGCAACTGGCACCGCCCGGCCCTGCGCTTCGAGGACTACATCGAGCGCACGAGCACCACGCTGCGCGAGGCCGGCGTGCGCCGCAGGCGCGACCCGCGCATCGCGCTCCACGTCTCCATGGTCATGTTCGAGTTCGCCGAGACGCTGGCGCCCGGGCGCCGCCGCGAGCGCGTCCCCATGCGCGTCCTGGCCCTGCTCGGCCGCCGGCTCAGGGCTGGATGACGCACTCGGCGGCGCTGGCGCCCGCCGGGTCGGAGCCGATCGTGCCGCGGTGCCCGGCCGAGGTCACCCTGCGCGCCTTGCGCACGACCTTCTTGCCCTTGCGCCACTCGAAGCTGACCACGCCGCGCAGCCGGTAGGTCTGCCCCGCCGGCGGCGGCGTGATCGCGAAGTTCCACCCCGACTCGCGGCGGCGGTACTTCGCCGGGCCGACGGAGCGGAACCCCGAGTCGGCGGTGGCGTCCCCGTTGGCCCACTGGCCGGCCGACACCTTGAAGTACTGGACCATGAACCGCATGTACATCCGCTCGCCCAGGCGCCCCGAGCCGGGCATGGACGCGCGGATGCCGATCGTGTCCGGGTGCTTGGCCGTGTCGCAGACGTTGATCGTGGCCCACAGCAGCCTGGAGTGCGTGAGCGCCGACGTGGGCGGGTCCGTCGCAGCCCCGGCGGCGGCCGGCGCCGCGACGCCGAGGAGGGCGGCGACGGCGAGGGCGCGGCGGCGGGCGGGCACGCGCGCAATGTACCGGGGTGTGATGGATCGCCCGCGCGGCCGTAGTGTCGTCGTGGGATCAGTCATGGAGCTCTCCACCTCCGAACCGCCGGGCGCCGGGTTCGATGCGCTGTACCGCGCCACGGCGTCCGACGTGTTCGCCTACGTCATGACGCTGCTGCGCGACCGCGCGGCGGCCGAGGACGTCACCGCGGCCGCGTTCGAGCGGGCGTTCCGGCGCAGCTCGACGTTCGACGCGCGCCGGGGCACCCGGCGCGCCTGGCTGTTCGGCATCGCGCGCCACGCGGCGCTCGACGAGCTGCGCCGTCGGCGGCGCGCGGCGGCGCTGCTGGCCGACCCGGCCGACCCGGCCGACCCCGGCGCGCCGGCGCCCGCCGGCGAGGACGAGGAGGTCGCGCTGCGCCGGGCCGCCGTGCGCACCGCGCTGGCCGGGATGGAGGCGCGCGACCGCGAGCTCATCGCCCTGAAGTTCCACGCCGGCCTGTCCAACGCCGAGATCGCCCGGGTCCTGGGCGTCTCGGAGACCAACGCCGGCACGCGCGTGCACCGCGCCGTCTCCAAGCTGCGAAAGGCCTGCCATGAGCCCGCTTGAGCCGCCCCCCGACGCCGAGCTCGAGCTCCTGGCCGCCGACCTGCGGGCCCTGCGCCCGCAGCCCGACCCCGGGTTCCTGGCGTCCCTGCAGGCCCGGGTCGACGCCGGGTTCCCGGACCCCGCGTCCCCGGCGTCGCGGGGGCCGCGCCGCCTGCGGGTGCCCGCGGGCTGGCGCCGGCCGCGGATCCTCGTCCCCGGCGTGGGCGCCGCGCTGGCCGCCGCGATCGTCGCGCTGGTCATCCTGCTTCCGAGCCCGGGCGACGGCGGCGACCAGGCGTCGTCCTCGCGCCCCGCCGTGGGCACCGCGGTGGCCCCCGAGGCCGCCGACTCCGCGGCGTCGTCGTCGGGCTCGGCGAGCAGCTCGGCGTCCGTGGCGCCCCAGGCGTCCTCCGGCACGGCGAAGGCCGCCCCCGCGCCGTCGTCGTCGGCGCCGCCGGTCGCGTCGCGCAAGGTCCAGCGCGCGGTCCAGCTCACGCTGACCCCGGCGGCCGCCGACGTGCAGGGCACGGCCGACGGCGTCGTGCGCGAGACGCAGGCCTCCGGCGGCTACGTCCAGGCCTCGCAGGTCGACACGCGCGACGGCGGCGGCAGCGCGTCGTTCACGCTGCGGATCCCGACCGCGCAGCTCGACGCGGCCCTGGCGCGCCTGTCCAAGCTGGCCCACGTCGGCTCGCTGACGCAGGACGGCGCCGACATCACGGCCGCGTTCACGTCGGCGCAGGCGCGCCTGAGCGATGCCCGGGCCCAGCGCGCCGCGCTCCTGCAGGCCCTCGGCCGCGCGCAGACCGACCGCCAGGTGGCCGCC from the Baekduia soli genome contains:
- a CDS encoding RNA polymerase sigma factor, giving the protein MELSTSEPPGAGFDALYRATASDVFAYVMTLLRDRAAAEDVTAAAFERAFRRSSTFDARRGTRRAWLFGIARHAALDELRRRRRAAALLADPADPADPGAPAPAGEDEEVALRRAAVRTALAGMEARDRELIALKFHAGLSNAEIARVLGVSETNAGTRVHRAVSKLRKACHEPA
- a CDS encoding glycerophosphodiester phosphodiesterase; this translates as MTPTPRPTRRIGHKGADHIAPGNTTASFDAAIAHGCDMVEFDVLPEHPDRSGGLVLAHDFKALAQRTPLTLEEGLDHLCTAPFEGIELNLDLKLAGYEERVIAALRERDMEARTLISTMEVESLPVVRAASDAVRLGWSVPRARRDYLANRATKLAALLYIRVLQRTVPRAVARAMRAGEIDAAMSHWSLVTPHFVRTVRAAGGELYVWTVDDAQRIRRLEAMGVTGITTNDPRLFDA
- a CDS encoding DUF4349 domain-containing protein — its product is MSPLEPPPDAELELLAADLRALRPQPDPGFLASLQARVDAGFPDPASPASRGPRRLRVPAGWRRPRILVPGVGAALAAAIVALVILLPSPGDGGDQASSSRPAVGTAVAPEAADSAASSSGSASSSASVAPQASSGTAKAAPAPSSSAPPVASRKVQRAVQLTLTPAAADVQGTADGVVRETQASGGYVQASQVDTRDGGGSASFTLRIPTAQLDAALARLSKLAHVGSLTQDGADITAAFTSAQARLSDARAQRAALLQALGRAQTDRQVAALRARLRDSRTEISRRQAALDAVRRRADLSTVQVEVQGTGAPAHHGGGAWTPRDALRDAGRVLQVAAGVALVTGAVLVPLGLLAAAAAMAGHGVRRRRREGALDRAA
- a CDS encoding cupin domain-containing protein, encoding MATADQRFGMPDGSVYIVRRPAAETGGEAVEMEFVLPARCVAPPPHVHPSQTEEYEVLEGTLDVIVDGHRTTLREGERATVPVAALHTFANRSGRTVRVRNWHRPALRFEDYIERTSTTLREAGVRRRRDPRIALHVSMVMFEFAETLAPGRRRERVPMRVLALLGRRLRAG